The window CCGGCGCCGGCACCGGATCCGGTTTTCTCGGCAAGGCGGTCGAGCTGTCGAAAATTTCCTCCAGCAATTCCTTGCGAGCGGGAGGTATGTGATAATCTCCGCACACCTTTGCCGTGATCTGATTGTCATCACATTGCAACGACCTGGAAGGTTGGCACATGCACTCAGCGCTCCGCCCGTACGTCACGACGGGCCTCGCTCTTGTCGGGACGAGCGTCATCGCGCTCGCTCCCATCGCGCCGCCGGCGCCCGCGTTCGGTGGCGCCACCGTCGCCAAGCAGGTCACCCAGGACGTCACGCTGTCCGCCCGGGTCGTCACGCTCAACCCCACCCCGGACGCCCTCGAGATGGGCGAGCAGCTGCAGGGATCGATCTGCGGCGGCAACGGCACCCCCTGCTATGAGGTCGAGTACGCCCCGATCTGGACCGGCCCGGGTTACTTCGGGCTCGGCGTGGAGGCACTGCGCGAAGCGCTGACCGGCAACCCCGGCGAGGAGACCACCATCTTCGCCTTCAGCGAGGGCGCCGTGGTCGCGTCGCAGTGGCTGGAGAAGCATCTGGAGGACCCGGAGGCCTACCCGGCGCCGGAGAACCTGACGTTCGTCGTCATCGGCAACCCGGGACGCAAGTACGGCGGTTCCGGCACGATCTGGGGCCAGCAGTGGCCGACCAGCCCGTACCAGGTCATCGACGTCGCTCAGCAGTACGACCCGACCGTGGACATGCCGGTCAACAACCTCAATGTGCTGGCCACCCTGAACGCCACGATGGGCTTCTTCACCAACCACCTCGGCCGGGGCTACTCCGATGTCGACATCGACGACCCCGCCAACAGCCGGTGGGAAGAGGACGGCATCGAGTACGTCTTCGTCCCCGCCAAGACGCTGCCGTTGGTCGAGCCGCTGCGCTGGGTCGGTCTCGGCCAGCTGGCCGATGAACTCACCCCCGGTCTGCAGTACCTCATCGAGCAGGGCTACAACCGCGACGACCGCATCACCGGCACGACCATCGATGCGCCCGAGAAGAGCTGGTCCTACGCACCGATCAACTTCCTCGAAGCGATCGCAAACATTCCTTACTACTCCGTCGCGGGCACCAACAGATTCGCCAACGCGATGCGAGCCAGTGGCAGCTGGTGGGTGTACACCCCCACCAACGTGCTCGGCTGGGACCCCGCCAACCCCGAGATGACCCGGGCCTTCGTCGACTTCCTGGTCGCGATCCCGTCGATCTCCACCCCGATGGGGATGACCGCCGACTGGTGGGCCCGCGCGAACCTGCCGATGAACGAGGGCTGCACCGGCTTCCCGCCGTGCGACAACCCGGCGGGGATCACCGACCAGATGTTCAAGGTCCAGCTGTGGGACTTCTTCGCCCCCGGCGGCTTCACCTTCACCGATCCGATCACGCCCGAGTACAACCCGATCAGCGACACGGAAGCGTTCTGGGGTCAGGAACTCGGTCTGACCGGCGACAAGGTCGAGTGGTACGGCGAGACCGTCCACCCGGAGCCGTTCGGCGAGACGAAGGGTTTCCTCGACTTCCTGATCTCCACGCCGGAGGGCATCAAGACCCCGACGCTGCAGGACCAGCTCAACGCCTTCAGGAACCTCGCCGACGGGTTGACCACCACCTGGAATCCCTTCGTGCCGAAGAGCTACGTGTGGAACCCGGACATGACACCGTTCGCGTACCTGGCGCGGCCGCTCGCCAAGATTCTGTGCCCGACCTGCAACGCGGTTGACCCGTTCATGCCGGAGGACTGGAAGGTCGGTCTGGACGTCTACCCGGGCGCCTACATCCCGCCGTCGGTCAAGGATCAATACGACCCTGAGACCGGCAAGTACATCGGCGATCCGGTCGATGGTCTGACCGACGCCGAGATCGCGGAGTGGAACGAGAAGGCCGGCCTCAACGACATCGTCGACGAGACCACCGACGGGACCGAGGAGACCGAGGAGAGCGGCGACGTCTCCGAGGATCCCGCCGACGCCGACACCTCCCTGTTGAGCGCACGGTCCATGGCGACCGTCGACGAGTCGTCCGAGGACACCGGCGCTTCCGACAAGAAGACCGACGTGATCTCCGCCGCAGTTCAGGATCTGGTCGACACGTTCGACAAGACCCCGGCTGCCGAGGACACCGAGCAGGGCGCCGAGACTCCGGCCGGGTCCGAGGAGCCGACCCAGCCCCAGGACGAGACCCCGGCCGCCGACGCGGACGACGACGCAGGCGTGGATGCCGAGCCGGTCACCACGCCGCGCAAGCCCTCGTCGACCACGAAGTCCGACGTCGACGCATCGGAGTCTGCGGACGCCGATGCCACGACGTCCGGGACCGCCGGAACCTCCGAGTCTTCCGAGTCGGAGAAATCGGACACCTCGTCGGATTCCTCGGCGTCGGATTCCTCGGCGTCGGATTCGGCGTCCTCGTCGGACTCCTCGGGCAGCGGTGCAGGTAGCTCGGGCAGCGGCGGCAGTGGCGGCAGCGCGGGCAGCGGCGGCGGCAGCGATGACTGAGAAGGGCCGTAGTATCGCCACGTGAGTACGGAGCAGTTGGACGCCGTCATCGTCGGTGCAGGATTCGGCGGGATGGGCGCCGCGATCCAGCTCGATCGGCTGGGTTACCAGAAGATCGCGATCCTCGACAGGGAAGACGATCTGGGTGGAACGTGGCACGTCAACCGTTATCCGGGGCTGACGGTTGACGTCCCTTCCACCACGTACTCGTACTGGTTCGAGCCGAACCCGTACTGGTCGCGGTTGTATGCACCCGGCACAGAGCTCAAGAGCTACGCCGTACATGTCGCCGACAAGTACGACCTGCGCCGGTACATGCGGTTCAACACCACGGTCGAGGGCGCCCGGTGGGACGAGGAGAGCCGACGCTGGTCGGTGTCGCTCGTCGGCGGCCACACGCTGACGGCGCAGTTTCTGATCCTGGCCACCGGCTATCTGTGCCAGCCCAAGAAGCCCGACATTCCGGGCATCGAGGACTTCGCGGGCACGGTGCTGCACGCGCAGGAGTGGGACGACGACTACTCGCTCAAGGGCCGGCGCGCCGCGATCATCGGCACCGGGTCGACCGGGGTCCAGCTGATCCCGAAGCTCGCCGACGATGTCGCCGAGCTCACGGTGTATCAGCGCACGCCCATCTGGGTGATGCCCAAGCTGGACTTCCCGTTCGGCCGGGCCGCGCAGCGTCTGTTCGCCAAAGTTCCTGCCACCCAACAGTTCCTGCGCATGTCGAGTGACGCCTTCATGGACGTCATGGTGACCATCGCGATGTGGAAGTTCCGCCAGTTCCGGCCGGTCAACACCGCCGCGGCCCGGATCGGCGCACTGCACCGGTTCCTGGCCATCCGCGACAAGGGTCTGCGCCGCAAACTGACACCGGACTACGACTTCGGCTGCAAGCGTCCGACGTTGTCGAACACCTACTACCGCACGTTCAACAAGAAACACGTGCACCTGGAGACCTCGGGCATCGAACGGATCGAAGCCGACGGCATCGTCACCAGGGACGGCACCAAGAAGGTCATCGACACGTTGGTGCTGGCCACCGGATTCGACGTGTGGGAGTCCAATCTGCCGGCCATCCCCGTCATCGGCCGTGAGGGTCGCGATCTCGGAAAGTGGTGGCGCGAGAACAAGTTCCAGGCCTACGAGGGGCTGACGGTGCCGCTGTTCCCGAACCTGCTGACCCAGGCCAGCCCGTATGCGTGGGTCGGGATGTCCTGGTTCGACACGGTGGAATACCAGATGCGGCACATGAAGCGGCTGTTCGGCGAGCTCCAGCGCCGCGGCGCCGACACCTTCGAGGTCACCGAGGAGGCGAACGCCGAGTTCCTCGACCGCATGGAGACACTGCTGGAGGATTCGGTCTTCCGGTTGGGCAACTGCGCGAATTCCCGTTCGTACTGGTTCAACAGTTCGGGCGAGGCGCCGCTGTTCCGGCCGCAGTCGATCCGGCAGGCCGTCAAGGAGCAGGAGACGTTCCCGCTCAGCGACTACGCCATCGCCTGACCGGACACCGCCGTCCGCTTCTCGACGCACCACAGATTTCACCGACACACCAGCAAAGGGGTGACGACATGGCCACCGCCACAACTGATCCCGTGCGGCTGCCACCAGGCCCGCGGTTTCCGAAACTGATCCAGGGCGGCGCGGTGCTGGCCTTCCGGTACGGCTCGGTCGCCGCGCTGGGTCGCCGGTACGGCTCGACGTTCACGTTGCAGCTGCCGGTGTTCGGCGAAACCGTGGTGATCAGCGATCCGGTGCTGGTCAAGGACTTGTTCAGCACCAGCCGCGAGCTGGTCGGCCGCCCCCAGAACAACCTGGGCGGCGACGTGCTGGGTCCGGGGTCGATCTTCAACCTCGAGGGTGACGAGCTCCTGGCGCGCCGCAAGCTGCTTCTGCCGCCGTTCAACGGCAAGAACATGCGGGCCTATGAGGACATCACCGAACAAGAGGTGATCCGCGAAATGCAGTCGTGGCCCGAGGGTGTCGAGTTCGAGACGCTCGAGCCGATGATGCGGATCACGCTGAACACGATTCTTCGCGCGGTGTTCGGGGCCAAGGGTGACGAGCTCGACGAGCTTCGGGTGGTCATCCCGGCGGCGGTCGAGTTCGGCTCGAAGATCGCGCTGCTGCCGTCGGTGGTGCGCAAGGATCTCGGCGCGTGGAGCCCCGGCGGCAAGTTCGCCCGGTACCGGCGCCGCATGGACGAGATCTGCACCCAGTTGATCGCCGACGCGCGATCAGACCCGGACTTCACCGATCGCGGCGATGTGCTGTCGTTGCTGCTGCAGGCCCGGTACGACAACGGCGATCCGATTCCGGATGCGTTCGTCGTCGACGAACTGCTGACGATGCTGGTCGCAGGCCACGAGACGACGTCGACGCAGCTCGCGTGGACCATCGAGAGGATCCGCCGGCATCCCGACCTGCTGGCTCGGCTCTCCGACGAGGTGGACGCGGGTGGGAACGAGCTGATGGCGGCGACCATCGCCGAATCGCAACGCACCCGCCCGGTGCTGACCGCCGCGCTGCGCCGCGCCCGCACCCGGATTCGACTGGGGGAGTGGGTGATTCCCGAAGGTGACACGATCATGGCCAGTACCCAGCTCGCGATGGCCGCCGAGCAGAGCTTCCCGGACGCCGAGAAGTTCAACCCGGACCGGTTCGTGGGGAACCCGCCGAACCCGTTCGCGTGGATCCCGTTCGGCGGCGGCATGATGCGCTGCATCGGCGCCTCGTTCGCGACGATGGAAATGGACGTCACGCTGCGCACCATGCTGCGGGAGTTCCGGCTCGAACCGACCGACGAACCCGATGAGAAGCCGCACAGCCGCGGCGTCACCGTCACGCCGGGGCGGGGCGGCCGGGCCGTGGTCCGCCGTCGCCGCACGCCTGCATCCGGCGATGCGAACTCGGTCTCGGTGGCCGAGACCTCGCGCTAGAACCGGTACTGCAGGACGCGGGCCTTCCGCGCGATCGAGGGCACTCGGCGTGACAGCCTGCTCGCGATCCGCAGACCGGTCGGGAACTGTGCTGTCTCGGGCCGGTGCATGGCACTGGACTCGTCGAGCAGGCGCAGGGCGGGATCCCACGATTCGGGCTGCCGGGCATCCTTGAAGCCCGGGAAGTTCCACTGTCGATGCGGGGAGTTCGCGTTGCGCGACGACGTCAGTCGACCGATGACCTGATTGGCCTTGCTGACCCGGCCGTAGTCGTTGAAAGCCACGACGCCCGACGGGAAATGGCCGGTGATGCAGCGCAGCAGGCTCACCACCGCGTCCTCGTCCAGGAAGGCGAACAGACCGTCGGCGAACACGATCGTCGGCCTGCCCGGCGGAACGGCGGTGACCCAGTCCGGTTCGAGCACGTTGGCAGCCACATCCCGGACCCGTTCGTGGGCGGGCACCACCGCGTTGCGCAGCCCGATCACGCCCGGCAGGTCGACATTGACCCAGTCCACCGTCGGCGGTGGGTCCACCCGGAAAGCCGCGCTGCTCAGTCCCGCCCCGAGATCCACCACCACCGCGGAGGGGTCGGCGGCCACGAACCTGGAGAGACATTCGTCGAGCATCTTCGCCCGCAGGGCTACGAGCGCCACCACGCTCGGGGTCGCCCCGAGGGAGGCGAAATCGTGGTCGATCCGGCGCACCGTCGCGTCGGCGTGAGAATCACCGAGAATCGGTCGCGCCGACCGGGAGTCGAGCGCTCGACAGTACTCGGTGAGCAGTGCGGTCTGTTCGATCGGGGCGAGGCCGCTGACATCCATACCGCCAGCCAAGCACACCGGCGGGACGGCCGAACGGGCCGTATCCCGGTGGTTTACTCGTCGCTACCGGAACTGCCGGGTTTCGCCGACTGTCGCGCCTGACCGCCGCCCGAGTCGGAGTCACCCTCGCCGCTGTCGGCGCCGCTGCCCGGCGACTCGGTGTCACCCTGCGCGTCGGCTGCGTCCGTGGCGTCGTCGGAGTCCGATGCCGGCTCCTTCTCGACATCGACCTCAACATCGACCTCAACATCGACATCGACATCGACATCGACATCGGTGCCGTCGTTGCCGATATCGTCCCCGAGGTCGGCCCCGAGGTCGGCCCCGAGGTCATCCTCGGCGATCTCATCGCCGGCGTCGTCGACGACGTCCACGTCGACCGGCGCCTGCTCGACGGCGCGGGCACTCGCGGCGCCGGACGCTGTGGTGCGAGCCGCCGCCGACTGCACCGTCGCCTCGGAGATCGCCGAACCCTCTTGCGGCTCTTCGATTTCCGGATCGGGGGTGGACGGGAAGCCGGGCTGTGCCGGCAGGTAGGACCGATCGTAGGCGCGGTCCACGATCTCCTTCAGTGGAGCGTTGAGCGCGTCGGCGACGAAGCCCAGCCCGAACCAGCGCAGCGGCTGCAGGAGAGGGAGATTCCTGGTGGGCACGAAGACATAGGTGATGTGGCCCTCGGTCCACACGTAGTTGGCCTCGTCGTAGATGTCGACCGGTTCGTAGGTCTGGTGGGTGAAGAAGAAGCCGGCGGTCGAGTTCAGCATCGCCAACAGGTTGGACGGGTCGTCGGGAAAGTCGGAGGCCATGTCGTATTCCTGCGACACGTCGATGATGCGGTAACCCAGGTCCGGGAAGACATCAGGACCCCGCACCTTGTCCGAGCCGCTGTACTTGCGGGCGGGATTGCCCATCAGGACGAAGGTCAGGTTCTCCGCAGTCGGGACACCCTCCGTCCCACCGTGTTCGCGGATCCACGCGGCGGACACCCGGGCACCCTGGCTGTAGGCGAAGACGATCTGTTTTCCGCCCGTCCCGTCCCGTAGCACCGCATCGAGGGTGTCGACGGCCTCGGGCGTGGAGGCACGTGAATAGACCACGTTGCGGCACGTGCGCGGGCTTTCACACATCACGCCGTTGAGGTCATCGTTGTTACCGCCCGGGAGCAGGCTCAGAGTCAGGACGCGCGTGGGTTCGGTCGGGAAGTACTCGTAGGTGGTCGCGGCGGACGCGGACGCCCCGCCGACGGGGAGTGCGAGAAGCGGGATCGCGACTGCCGCGGCGATACCCGTCGCGCGACGCCGCCGCGTCCGCTTACCAGCGTTGTGTCCCTTTGCCATACTTCCCCCAGATTCGACCTCAGCACCGTTTGCTGACCACCTCAGGGTACGCGTCTTTGGCCGCCTGTCACGCGCGAATTCTCGGGGTTTCGGATTTGTAATAAGCGGATATTCGGGAACGCAACAATCAACCCTGCCCCACGCCGCCGTCGTTGACAGCGTCCTCACAGCGGTTTGCTAGCGGGCGTATCTCACTGCAGTCGACCCGCCACGAAATTCGTTGCCTCCTCGACCATCCCGTTCTTGATGTAGGAGAAGTGCGCGGGGAAGTTCAGCCCCGACGAACAGAACGGATCGTCGAGCCCGCACAGGTCGATCGACCGGGAGCCGAAGACCCCGCTCACCTGGGAGAGCGGACCGCCGCCGGGCAGGTCGCGTAGCGGGTTGCCGAACACGGCCACGGCCGCGACACGGTCGGACAGGTGAGGAGCCAACGGAGTCGGGGTGAACCGGCCCCTCGGTTTGGCATCGAGGGTGATCAGATCGATCACCCCGGCGCCCTGCGAGTTCCCGCCGAGCACCAGCCTGGTGTCGGGGCAGTTGTCGGCCATCCACTGGACACGCCCTGCGGCATCGGCCGCGCCCATCGGAGCCGATGCGTCGAAGTCGAAGCTCGCCGGATAGTTCACGCCGTACGCGCCGACCGAGCGGCCTCCCACCTTGGCGCGCAGTGAGTCCACGAATGCCGTGCCGAGCCAACCGAGTCCGGCCGGGGCGCCGGTGCCCCGGGCCCAGATCACCTCGACGTCGGGGCACGGATCGGCCGCCGCGGCGGGCGTCCCGGCCACCGCCTGCACGCTCGCCGCCGTCGCCACGAACACCGCACCTGCTACTGCTCTCAACCGCTTCGACCGCATACATCCATGCTGTCACATCACGGCCGGTGCGCCCGAGATCCCGACGCTGATCAGGTGTTTCAGGCGAACGTGTAATCGGTCAGCGGGAAGGTGTCGTTCTCCCGGTTGGTCTGGTGCGTCGATGCCGGCCGCACCAGCGTCTCGCCGCTGGGGCTGAAGTAGTAGGACCGCGAGCCCGCACAGTCACCGAGACCGAAGACCGTCTTGCCCAACAGCTTCGACATCCGATCGCGGAACTTCGCGTTGGCTTCCGGGGTCACCTCGAAGGTCGTCGCGTTGCGACGCTTCAGTTCACCGAACAGCCGGTCCATGTGCCGCATCTGGTATTCGACGGTGTTGAAGAACGACAGACCGCTGGACGCGTACGGTCCGGCCAGGCTCAGGAAGTTCGGGAACGACGGGATCGACACGCCCTGATAGGCCTGGAAGCCGTAGTCACGCCACCACTTTCCGAGGTTGCGCGCATCACGACCGATGATCTCGATCGCCGGGATGTTGGCCTCCCACAGATCGAATCCGGTGCACAGCACCAGGGTGTCGATCTCGGTCTTCGTTCCGTCGCAGGCCACGATCCCGTCGGCCTCGACGTGGTCGATACCCGCGGCCTGCAGATGCACGTTCGGTTTCGTGAACATCCGGTAGTAGGAGTTCGAGTAGGTCGGGCGTTTGCAACCGAACTCGTACTGCGGTGTCAGCTTCGCGCGCAGTTCCTTGTCGCGGATCGACACGAACCGCAGCGCGCGAGACGACCAGTTGGCGACGGAGTTGAGCTTGCGGAAGTACTTGAAGTTCAGCACCGACAGGATCATCATCGCCTCGAGGCCGACATCACTGCTGGCCCGGAATGCGCGCTGCAGCAGCGGAACCCGCGCCAGGATCCGGCGCATGGCCGGCGGAATCGCGAAGTCGATCTTGGGCACCACGTGGATGGGGGTGCGCTGGTAGACCGTCAGCGCCGCGGCGTCCCTCGACAGCTGCGGGATCAGCTGCACCGCGGTCGCACCCGTGCCGATCAGGCCGACGCGCTCACCCGCGGGGGAGTAGCTGTCGTCCCAATCCATGCTGTGCAGTACGCGTCCGGCGAAGTCCTCGATGCCGGGGATCTCGGGTTTACGCGGCTGCGAGAGGTAGCCGGTGGCTGTGATCAGGAACTTCGCGGTCAACGTCTCACCGCCGGACAGGGCCACCTGCCACGATTCGGTGTCGTCGTCCCATCGGGCCCCGTCGACGGGGCTGTTGAACCGCATGTGCCTGCGGACGTCGTATTTGTCGGCGACATGCTCGGCGTACTTTTTGAGCTCCGAGCCGGGCGCATACAGGCGCGACCAGTACGGATTGGGCTCGAACCAGTACGAATACGTGGGCGACGGAATGTCGACCGCCAACCCCGGATAGTGATTGACGTGCCACGTCCCACCCAGGTCGTCCTCCCGGTCGACGATCAGGATGTTCTCGTAACCCATCTTCTTCAACTGGATGGCGGCCCCCATTCCGCCGAATCCAGCCCCGACGACGATGACGTCGTACTGCGGCTCAACCATGTGTCAACGCTACCTCACAGCAAATGTTTCATCAGCCAACGGAGTCTTCGCCACGTCGACTAGAATGTCACGCTTTCGTCAATATTTGATGTACACACCACGAAGCCCCGGCGAAAAGCCGGGGCTTCGGGTGGGCGTCTTACGGCGGCAACCTCGAGCTCGGGGAGGTTACTCCGAGGAGCCGGAGTCAGACGACCCGGGACCTTCGGACGACGATCCGTCTGAGGAGTCGGTGTCGCCGGCCGCGGCGGCCGAGTCGTTGCTGCCGCTGTCCGCACCCTCCTCGCCGTCGTCGTCCGTGCCCGCCGAGGTGTCGGCATCGTCCTTGGCCGCAGCCTCGGCGTCCTCCTTGGCGTCAGCCTTGGCATCTGCGGCGTCGACCTCGGCGTCCTCGTTAGCTGCAGCCTCGTCGTCGTCAGCTGCCTCATCGACCGCGGGCTTGCTGCTCGTGCGCTCGGCCGGCACGTCGGCCTGCTCGGCGTCGGAGTCGGTGCTGATCTTCTGCACGGTCGCGACCGCCTCGTCGTCGGCAACCTCGTCGGCGGCCTCGTTGGTGACGGTGGGCGCGGCCAGCGAGCGTGCCGTGCTCGTCGCAGCAGCGGCGGCTGCCAGGCGATCGTCGTTGCGGCTGTAGCCGGCGTCGATCTTGGCCTTCAACGAGGCTTCCTGAGACTTCAGGAACGGCAGCAGCTGCACCAGTGGCAGCGTCTTGGTGGGGACCAGGTAGGTGGTGGTCGTCCCGCCGAGGGTGTTGGTGACACGCGTGATGTTCTCCTCGGGTGTCACCGCCTCGTAGTCCGAGAACATCATCGGCACGTGGACGAAGAGCCCGCCGGCGATGGCGTTCGCGAGGGCCAGGAAGTTCCACCACCGGTCCGGCAGGTCGGCGGCCCCGTCGTATTCGCCGGTGACGACGTCGATGTCGTACATGGTCTGCGGGGCAGGCCGATAGGTGTAGTCGTACTGCGGGTTGTACTTGCTGGTCTCATTGAGCAGCTTCTGACGGCTGGAATCGGCCACCAGGATGAACTTGACCTGGTCCTTGGTGGGTGCGTCCGGGTCATTGGCGAGTTCGCGCATGAAGTCGTTGACGACGAGTGAACCGGCCGAGAATCCGACGACGGTGAACTGCTCGCCGGCTTCGAGACGGGCGAAGGCGGCGTCGAAATGGGTGCCGAGATTGGTGATACCCACGGTGATCGACTGCCCCAGGGTTTGACCCGTTCCGGGGCGCTTCGCCTCGGCAGGCCACTCGACGCCGTCCAGAATGTCGTTCTCGCGGGCCAGCTTTCCGCCGAGCAGCGGGTTGATGACGATCTCGTGCATATCGGGCGTTCCGAGCCCGCCGATCGCGACCGCCGTCGTCACGGCTGAGGCACCGGTCGCCGTCGACACGGCCATCGCCGCCGAAGCAAAAACCGCGCCGCAGGCGAGCCCGGCCCTTTTTCGAATGCTTCTCCGCATCTTGATCTCCCCGATAGTCGCAGTGATGCGCGGTCCATGTCCGGCGCGTCAAGAGCATATTGCGCCGATCTTTGCCTTTGCACAGCAAAACAACGGTATTTCTAATTTGTGCAATATTGGCAAAACGCCGTTGTTTTGCCCTTATCGGTTATTTATGTGCGTCTCTACTTGAGTAGAGAAGTTTATCTGCAACGCGTAGGGGATAACTCCGGTATCACCGTATCCGCGGTTATCCGTGTTCAGGCCCGAACTGAGGAGACAGTACCCGATCGCTGATAATCACGAAGGCAGACAAATAACAATAATGTAATTTACTCGTCCGCCCCTGGCCCCGGCGCCTTCATTAGTTTGCCACCAGCCCATTCGCAAAAAATTTCAGTTGGTCTGTACCACGACCGTCAGCACATATTTTCTGACCGGAAACGCTCCGGTGAACGTTCGCCGATCGAGACCCGGAGTTTTCTGCGGTGTGATAGGCGCCCACGACCCCGCCGCACTTTGGATGCGCAACGCCCGGTATACGCTTCCGGCAAACAGATCTGGCACACCGTGCCATTTTTGTCGCGGCGATGTCGGGCACGTCCGTCGCGGAAACCCCGGACCGCCTTCTGGGGTGTCACCGTCGCCGACGTCAGCCGATAGTCTTCCCGGATGGCATCCACAGACACGGCCCAACTGTCCGGAAAGGTCGCCTTCGTCACCGGCGGAGCTTCGGGAATCGGCGCAGCGCTCGTCGCGAGGCTCGCCACGGCGGGAACCGAGGTGTGGATCGCCGACCGTCAGATCGCGCCCGCCGAAGAGCTGGCCGCCCAGCTACGCGCCACCGGAGCCGTCGCGCACGCGGTCGAACTCGACGTCCGCGACCCCGCGACGTTCGCGCATGCGGTGCACACCGCCGTGGACACCTCGGGCCGCCTCGACTATCTGTTCAACAACGCCGGCATCGGCATCGGCGGCGAGGTGGACACCCTGACCCTCGACGACTGGACCGACATCATCGACGTCAACCTGAAAGGCGTGAT is drawn from Mycolicibacterium gilvum and contains these coding sequences:
- a CDS encoding flavin-containing monooxygenase, with the translated sequence MSTEQLDAVIVGAGFGGMGAAIQLDRLGYQKIAILDREDDLGGTWHVNRYPGLTVDVPSTTYSYWFEPNPYWSRLYAPGTELKSYAVHVADKYDLRRYMRFNTTVEGARWDEESRRWSVSLVGGHTLTAQFLILATGYLCQPKKPDIPGIEDFAGTVLHAQEWDDDYSLKGRRAAIIGTGSTGVQLIPKLADDVAELTVYQRTPIWVMPKLDFPFGRAAQRLFAKVPATQQFLRMSSDAFMDVMVTIAMWKFRQFRPVNTAAARIGALHRFLAIRDKGLRRKLTPDYDFGCKRPTLSNTYYRTFNKKHVHLETSGIERIEADGIVTRDGTKKVIDTLVLATGFDVWESNLPAIPVIGREGRDLGKWWRENKFQAYEGLTVPLFPNLLTQASPYAWVGMSWFDTVEYQMRHMKRLFGELQRRGADTFEVTEEANAEFLDRMETLLEDSVFRLGNCANSRSYWFNSSGEAPLFRPQSIRQAVKEQETFPLSDYAIA
- a CDS encoding cytochrome P450, with protein sequence MATATTDPVRLPPGPRFPKLIQGGAVLAFRYGSVAALGRRYGSTFTLQLPVFGETVVISDPVLVKDLFSTSRELVGRPQNNLGGDVLGPGSIFNLEGDELLARRKLLLPPFNGKNMRAYEDITEQEVIREMQSWPEGVEFETLEPMMRITLNTILRAVFGAKGDELDELRVVIPAAVEFGSKIALLPSVVRKDLGAWSPGGKFARYRRRMDEICTQLIADARSDPDFTDRGDVLSLLLQARYDNGDPIPDAFVVDELLTMLVAGHETTSTQLAWTIERIRRHPDLLARLSDEVDAGGNELMAATIAESQRTRPVLTAALRRARTRIRLGEWVIPEGDTIMASTQLAMAAEQSFPDAEKFNPDRFVGNPPNPFAWIPFGGGMMRCIGASFATMEMDVTLRTMLREFRLEPTDEPDEKPHSRGVTVTPGRGGRAVVRRRRTPASGDANSVSVAETSR
- a CDS encoding flavin-containing monooxygenase, with product MVEPQYDVIVVGAGFGGMGAAIQLKKMGYENILIVDREDDLGGTWHVNHYPGLAVDIPSPTYSYWFEPNPYWSRLYAPGSELKKYAEHVADKYDVRRHMRFNSPVDGARWDDDTESWQVALSGGETLTAKFLITATGYLSQPRKPEIPGIEDFAGRVLHSMDWDDSYSPAGERVGLIGTGATAVQLIPQLSRDAAALTVYQRTPIHVVPKIDFAIPPAMRRILARVPLLQRAFRASSDVGLEAMMILSVLNFKYFRKLNSVANWSSRALRFVSIRDKELRAKLTPQYEFGCKRPTYSNSYYRMFTKPNVHLQAAGIDHVEADGIVACDGTKTEIDTLVLCTGFDLWEANIPAIEIIGRDARNLGKWWRDYGFQAYQGVSIPSFPNFLSLAGPYASSGLSFFNTVEYQMRHMDRLFGELKRRNATTFEVTPEANAKFRDRMSKLLGKTVFGLGDCAGSRSYYFSPSGETLVRPASTHQTNRENDTFPLTDYTFA
- a CDS encoding class I SAM-dependent methyltransferase, with amino-acid sequence MDVSGLAPIEQTALLTEYCRALDSRSARPILGDSHADATVRRIDHDFASLGATPSVVALVALRAKMLDECLSRFVAADPSAVVVDLGAGLSSAAFRVDPPPTVDWVNVDLPGVIGLRNAVVPAHERVRDVAANVLEPDWVTAVPPGRPTIVFADGLFAFLDEDAVVSLLRCITGHFPSGVVAFNDYGRVSKANQVIGRLTSSRNANSPHRQWNFPGFKDARQPESWDPALRLLDESSAMHRPETAQFPTGLRIASRLSRRVPSIARKARVLQYRF
- a CDS encoding PE-PPE domain-containing protein, with protein sequence MHSALRPYVTTGLALVGTSVIALAPIAPPAPAFGGATVAKQVTQDVTLSARVVTLNPTPDALEMGEQLQGSICGGNGTPCYEVEYAPIWTGPGYFGLGVEALREALTGNPGEETTIFAFSEGAVVASQWLEKHLEDPEAYPAPENLTFVVIGNPGRKYGGSGTIWGQQWPTSPYQVIDVAQQYDPTVDMPVNNLNVLATLNATMGFFTNHLGRGYSDVDIDDPANSRWEEDGIEYVFVPAKTLPLVEPLRWVGLGQLADELTPGLQYLIEQGYNRDDRITGTTIDAPEKSWSYAPINFLEAIANIPYYSVAGTNRFANAMRASGSWWVYTPTNVLGWDPANPEMTRAFVDFLVAIPSISTPMGMTADWWARANLPMNEGCTGFPPCDNPAGITDQMFKVQLWDFFAPGGFTFTDPITPEYNPISDTEAFWGQELGLTGDKVEWYGETVHPEPFGETKGFLDFLISTPEGIKTPTLQDQLNAFRNLADGLTTTWNPFVPKSYVWNPDMTPFAYLARPLAKILCPTCNAVDPFMPEDWKVGLDVYPGAYIPPSVKDQYDPETGKYIGDPVDGLTDAEIAEWNEKAGLNDIVDETTDGTEETEESGDVSEDPADADTSLLSARSMATVDESSEDTGASDKKTDVISAAVQDLVDTFDKTPAAEDTEQGAETPAGSEEPTQPQDETPAADADDDAGVDAEPVTTPRKPSSTTKSDVDASESADADATTSGTAGTSESSESEKSDTSSDSSASDSSASDSASSSDSSGSGAGSSGSGGSGGSAGSGGGSDD
- a CDS encoding cutinase family protein, translated to MRSKRLRAVAGAVFVATAASVQAVAGTPAAAADPCPDVEVIWARGTGAPAGLGWLGTAFVDSLRAKVGGRSVGAYGVNYPASFDFDASAPMGAADAAGRVQWMADNCPDTRLVLGGNSQGAGVIDLITLDAKPRGRFTPTPLAPHLSDRVAAVAVFGNPLRDLPGGGPLSQVSGVFGSRSIDLCGLDDPFCSSGLNFPAHFSYIKNGMVEEATNFVAGRLQ
- a CDS encoding PE-PPE domain-containing protein; translated protein: MAKGHNAGKRTRRRRATGIAAAVAIPLLALPVGGASASAATTYEYFPTEPTRVLTLSLLPGGNNDDLNGVMCESPRTCRNVVYSRASTPEAVDTLDAVLRDGTGGKQIVFAYSQGARVSAAWIREHGGTEGVPTAENLTFVLMGNPARKYSGSDKVRGPDVFPDLGYRIIDVSQEYDMASDFPDDPSNLLAMLNSTAGFFFTHQTYEPVDIYDEANYVWTEGHITYVFVPTRNLPLLQPLRWFGLGFVADALNAPLKEIVDRAYDRSYLPAQPGFPSTPDPEIEEPQEGSAISEATVQSAAARTTASGAASARAVEQAPVDVDVVDDAGDEIAEDDLGADLGADLGDDIGNDGTDVDVDVDVDVEVDVEVDVEKEPASDSDDATDAADAQGDTESPGSGADSGEGDSDSGGGQARQSAKPGSSGSDE